From Paraflavitalea devenefica, the proteins below share one genomic window:
- a CDS encoding 1-deoxy-D-xylulose-5-phosphate reductoisomerase — protein MSKTFPQKRIALFGSTGSIGTQALEVIASNPDKFTAEVLTAQSNDELLVEQAMRFKPNIVVIGDERKYPHVKAALANTDTKVFAGEQALEEVAAMNVYDVMLAAIVGFAGLRPTLRAVEQGKAIALANKETLVVAGDIVMQKAVEHRAPIIPVDSEHSAIFQCLVGETRNRIEKIILTASGGPFLGKKPNYLVNVKRDHALQHPNWNMGAKITIDSATLMNKGLEMIEARWLFNLQPDQVSVLVHPQSIIHSMVQFEDGSIKAQMGLPDMKLPIQYALTFPQRIPNDFPRYNFRKPAQLTFEEPDTRTFRNLVLATDALFKGGNLPCVLNAANEIAVFAFLRNRIGFLDMTDLIERTMQQVPWIEKPTLEEYFESDAEARNFAASVIKL, from the coding sequence ATGTCAAAAACTTTCCCTCAAAAACGTATCGCTTTATTCGGGTCCACGGGTTCCATTGGCACCCAGGCGTTGGAAGTGATTGCTTCAAATCCTGATAAATTCACGGCAGAGGTGCTTACGGCCCAAAGCAATGATGAATTGCTGGTAGAGCAGGCCATGCGTTTTAAGCCCAATATCGTGGTCATTGGCGATGAACGCAAATACCCGCATGTGAAGGCTGCCCTGGCCAATACCGATACCAAAGTATTTGCCGGTGAGCAGGCGCTGGAGGAAGTGGCCGCAATGAATGTATACGACGTGATGCTGGCAGCAATTGTAGGATTTGCCGGTCTGCGCCCCACCTTGCGGGCGGTAGAGCAGGGGAAAGCCATTGCGCTGGCCAATAAAGAAACCCTGGTGGTGGCCGGCGACATCGTGATGCAGAAAGCAGTGGAGCACCGCGCCCCCATCATACCGGTAGACTCGGAACACTCCGCCATCTTTCAATGCCTGGTAGGCGAAACCCGCAACCGCATTGAAAAGATCATCCTTACCGCTTCCGGCGGACCTTTCCTTGGCAAAAAGCCTAATTACCTGGTAAATGTTAAACGGGATCATGCCCTGCAGCATCCCAACTGGAATATGGGCGCCAAGATCACCATTGACTCGGCCACCCTCATGAATAAGGGGCTGGAAATGATCGAGGCCCGCTGGCTTTTTAACCTGCAGCCCGATCAGGTATCCGTACTGGTGCACCCGCAGAGCATCATCCATAGCATGGTACAATTTGAAGATGGCAGCATCAAGGCGCAGATGGGATTGCCCGATATGAAACTGCCTATCCAGTATGCGCTGACCTTTCCCCAGCGGATACCCAATGATTTTCCCCGTTACAACTTCCGGAAACCGGCCCAGCTCACCTTTGAGGAACCGGATACCAGGACCTTCCGGAACCTTGTACTGGCTACCGATGCCCTTTTTAAGGGGGGTAACCTGCCCTGTGTGTTGAATGCCGCCAATGAGATAGCCGTTTTCGCTTTCCTGCGTAACCGCATTGGTTTCCTGGACATGACCGACCTCATAGAAAGGACCATGCAACAGGTGCCCTGGATCGAAAAACCCACGCTGGAAGAATATTTTGAGAGCGATGCGGAGGCCCGTAATTTTGCTGCTTCCGTAATTAAGCTCTGA
- the rseP gene encoding RIP metalloprotease RseP, with the protein MITFLAIDWAVVGIKALQLILSLSILVILHEMGHFLPAKWFKCRVEKFYLFFDPWFSLFKKKIGETVYGIGWLPLGGYVKISGMIDESMDKEQMKQPAQPWEFRSKPAWQRLIIMIGGVTVNLLLGFFLFAMILWIWGESRLPMTNMKYGVAVNPISEKAGIRNGDQIVSIDGKPITDYYDLTRNIILDEAQVVQVQRDGKMVDVPLPKGTIRSLIKGKIQFISPRVYPIVDTLFPGIATFTQDTLLKGDHVLTLNNTPITFYDQYRTETVKYKSQEITLTVLRHKDTITVKAKTDSLGRIGMYVDAEKLSGSYKQKFDFLPAFPAGVSKGWENMVMNIKNFKLLFTSEEVKASESLGSFLSIGNMFGSKWDWELFWSMTALLSVVLAFMNMLPIPALDGGHVLFTLYEIITGRKPGDKFMEYAQMVGMVLLLALMAYAIGLDFWRYLFK; encoded by the coding sequence ATGATCACATTCTTAGCCATTGACTGGGCTGTTGTAGGTATCAAAGCATTACAATTAATTCTTTCCCTGTCCATATTGGTGATATTGCATGAAATGGGACACTTTCTGCCCGCCAAATGGTTTAAGTGCCGCGTGGAAAAATTCTACCTCTTCTTCGATCCCTGGTTTTCCCTCTTTAAAAAGAAAATTGGCGAAACCGTCTATGGTATCGGCTGGCTGCCGCTGGGTGGTTATGTAAAGATCAGTGGTATGATCGACGAAAGCATGGACAAGGAGCAAATGAAGCAGCCCGCCCAGCCCTGGGAGTTCCGGAGCAAACCGGCCTGGCAGCGCCTCATCATCATGATTGGCGGGGTAACTGTTAACCTGCTGCTTGGCTTCTTCCTTTTTGCCATGATCCTCTGGATATGGGGCGAGAGCAGGCTGCCCATGACCAACATGAAATATGGGGTGGCAGTAAATCCCATCAGTGAAAAAGCAGGTATCAGGAATGGTGACCAGATCGTAAGTATAGATGGCAAACCCATAACAGATTATTATGACCTCACCCGCAATATCATCCTCGATGAAGCACAGGTAGTACAGGTGCAGCGCGACGGAAAGATGGTGGATGTACCCTTGCCCAAAGGCACCATCCGCAGCCTCATTAAGGGTAAAATTCAATTCATTTCACCACGGGTTTATCCTATTGTAGATACGCTGTTCCCCGGCATTGCCACCTTTACGCAGGATACCCTGCTGAAGGGCGACCATGTACTGACTTTGAACAATACGCCCATTACCTTTTATGACCAGTACCGTACAGAAACCGTGAAATACAAGAGCCAGGAAATAACGCTTACCGTATTAAGGCACAAGGATACCATAACCGTGAAGGCCAAAACAGATTCCCTGGGCAGAATTGGCATGTATGTAGATGCTGAAAAACTGTCGGGCTCCTACAAGCAAAAATTCGACTTCCTGCCTGCTTTCCCGGCCGGCGTAAGCAAGGGATGGGAAAACATGGTCATGAACATAAAGAACTTCAAACTGCTGTTTACCTCCGAAGAAGTAAAGGCCAGTGAGTCACTGGGCAGCTTCCTCAGTATTGGTAACATGTTTGGCTCAAAGTGGGATTGGGAGCTCTTCTGGAGCATGACCGCTTTGCTCAGTGTGGTACTCGCCTTTATGAACATGCTGCCGATACCGGCGCTGGATGGCGGCCACGTACTATTCACTTTATACGAGATCATTACAGGGCGCAAACCCGGCGATAAATTCATGGAGTATGCCCAGATGGTGGGTATGGTGCTCCTGCTGGCGCTCATGGCCTATGCCATCGGGCTCGATTTCTGGCGCTACCTGTTTAAATAA
- a CDS encoding DUF6055 domain-containing protein produces MIVNTYIRNMVVALPMFWAAHTNENGITHPLPVVADSTGKELYVPAKVYRIPENNDYNNNESEYSYKRMVQSDNIAIFWNKEFGDDPTTNTDVTKRFNAQEALKELDRFYNYYVNDLKLVQKGKSISDKYKIILYVIGGTEGTAFGGGIEDKVGGLWTPAKRMNKAPYGALAHELGHSFQFLARIDNKTGPRGAIMEMSAQYMLWQVYPEWMTFENYHLVDFMKKTHYAFLHPTNMYHSPYVLEYWSNKHGIEFFGNLCRATQDGEDPVMTYKRITNLNQEQFNDEIFDACRRFITWDMKRIEKVASQYANQHITKMEAAGDGWYKIAATHAPQNYGYNGIKLKVPVAGTKVKLDFKGIAGTAGYSTTKTDKAGWRYGFVAYKKDGIREYGKMYNDVNGKATFKVPKNTEYLWLVVSGAPTEHWPVTMGRPRSQNAANAQPAPPAEEQWPYQIKLSGTTVDDPVIK; encoded by the coding sequence ATGATAGTGAATACGTACATCAGAAATATGGTAGTAGCCCTGCCGATGTTTTGGGCTGCGCATACTAACGAAAATGGTATAACACACCCCTTGCCGGTAGTAGCAGACTCTACAGGGAAAGAGCTGTATGTACCGGCGAAAGTATACCGTATCCCTGAAAACAATGATTACAACAACAACGAAAGTGAATACAGCTATAAGCGTATGGTGCAGTCGGACAACATTGCCATCTTCTGGAACAAAGAATTTGGCGATGACCCAACAACCAATACGGATGTGACAAAGCGCTTCAATGCACAGGAAGCATTGAAAGAGCTCGATAGGTTCTATAACTATTATGTGAATGACCTGAAACTTGTACAAAAGGGCAAGTCCATTTCAGACAAATACAAGATCATCCTCTATGTTATTGGTGGTACCGAAGGAACAGCCTTTGGCGGAGGTATAGAGGACAAGGTCGGCGGATTGTGGACGCCCGCCAAAAGAATGAACAAAGCGCCTTATGGCGCCCTGGCGCATGAGCTGGGACATTCCTTCCAGTTCCTGGCCCGTATAGATAATAAGACCGGCCCGCGCGGCGCTATCATGGAAATGTCGGCCCAGTACATGCTATGGCAGGTATATCCCGAATGGATGACCTTTGAAAACTACCACCTGGTCGATTTCATGAAAAAAACGCATTACGCGTTCCTCCACCCTACCAACATGTACCATTCTCCGTACGTGCTGGAGTACTGGTCGAACAAACACGGGATAGAGTTCTTCGGCAACCTCTGTCGCGCCACACAGGATGGGGAAGATCCTGTGATGACCTACAAACGGATCACCAACCTGAACCAGGAGCAATTCAATGATGAAATATTTGATGCCTGCCGCCGGTTCATTACCTGGGATATGAAACGGATTGAAAAGGTGGCCAGTCAATATGCCAACCAGCACATTACTAAAATGGAAGCGGCCGGCGATGGCTGGTACAAAATAGCAGCGACGCATGCGCCACAGAACTATGGCTATAATGGTATCAAACTTAAAGTACCTGTGGCCGGCACTAAAGTGAAACTGGACTTTAAAGGCATTGCCGGCACAGCAGGCTATAGTACTACCAAAACAGATAAGGCAGGATGGCGTTATGGCTTTGTAGCTTATAAAAAAGATGGTATTCGCGAGTACGGAAAAATGTACAACGATGTCAATGGAAAGGCCACTTTTAAAGTACCCAAGAACACCGAATACCTGTGGCTGGTAGTGAGCGGAGCGCCGACGGAGCATTGGCCCGTAACGATGGGCAGGCCAAGGTCACAAAATGCCGCCAACGCGCAACCAGCACCGCCTGCAGAAGAGCAATGGCCATACCAGATCAAATTGTCCGGGACTACCGTGGATGATCCGGTGATCAAATAG